Part of the Jeotgalibacillus haloalkalitolerans genome is shown below.
TTTATTAACTGCACCCAATGCGGTCCGCGATACACGATTATTCAGGACCTTCCGTATGACCGTCCTCATACTACGATGCGTCATTTTGATATGTGTCCTGAATGTCAGAAGGAATATATGGACCCGGGTAACCGTCGCCACCATGCCCAGCCTAATAGCTGTAAGTCCTGCGGGCCGGTCCTGAAGCTTTTTGATCAGCATCAAATGTTAATAGCTGAAAGGCAGGAAGCAGTCAGGGCAGCCATTGATGCTCTTAGCCGGGGAAAGACAGTCGCGATCAAAGGGATCGGTGGCTATCATTTAGCCTGCGACGCTCTCCAGGAAAACGCGATAAGGGAAGTGAGGAAAAGAAAGCACCGCCCTCATAAACCTTTAGCTGTCATGTTTGATTCATTAGATTCAATCAAAAAGTATTGCCGGGTCTCTGATGATGAAGAAGAGGTGTTAAAGTCACCTGAAAAGCCTATTGTGGTTTTACATAAAAGACCCGACAGTGTGCTGTCTGATGGATTGTCACCCGGGTTAACTACTGTCGGTGTCATGCTGCCGTACACGCCTTTGCATCATTTGCTGTTTGAAAACGGGAGGCTGACATGCTTAGTCATGACAAGCAGTAATCTCTCCGGTCACCCAATTCAATACGGGGACCGTGATTTAGATATGCTTCATAAAACCGGCGATTTTATTTTATCTCATGACCGGGCGATCCATGTCCCGTTGGATGATTCAGTTGTTCAATTCGAGTCAGATAAAAAAACGTTCATTAGAAGAGCGAGAGGATTTGTGCCGGATCCTTTCCCTGCACAATCAAATGTTGATGAAATCATTGCGCTCGGTGGACAGCAGAAAAATACGTTTGCCATTGGAAAGCAGAATTATATCTGGGTGGGACCACATATTGGTGATCTTGAAAATGAAGAAATAATTCATTCTTTTTTAAAACAGCTTCACCATTTTAAAGAATGGCTGCAGATTCAGGGAAAAGTTATTGCAGTAGATCAGCATCCCGGGTACACGACATCGTATTTAGCAAAGGAAATGAATGGCTCAGTCATCGCTGTACAGCATCATCACGCACATCTTGTCTCATGTATGGAGGACAATGGTTTAACAGATCCGGTGCTCGGTCTCATTTTAGACGGTACAGGCTATGGAGAAGACGGATGTATATGGGGGTTTGAGTTTTTATATGGAGATGCCCATTCATTTGAGCGGGCTGCTCATCTGGCTTATACACCACTTCCGGGGGGAGAAAAGGCAGTGAAAGAACTCTGGAGAATTGCAGCAGGAATGATCCTGCATCATTGGCCGGCAGATGGAATGAAAATAGCCGGACAGCTTTTTCCGGGGAAACAAAAGGAAATTAAGTTGATTGAGCGGATGATCTTAAAAGATATTAACAGTCCAATGGCTGGATCATGCGGACGCCTGTTTGATGCGGTCAGTGCAATACTGGGTGTTTGCCTCACCTCTACGTATGAAGGAGAAGCAGCAATAAAAATTTCGGACATGATGAATGGAACCGGAGAAGAATCAAATGCTGAATCTTACCCCTACCTCGTGAATAAAAGAGATGATGGAATATTAGCGCTTGATTTCTCTCCAATGCTTCAACGGATCATTGATGAGAAATGTGCTTCTCAATCAATTAAAACGATTGTCCGGAAATTCCACATGACCATCATTACTGCCTGTGTGGAAACAATTGTACTATTGTTTGACAACCACTCCGACTGGGACCGGACAGTTGTGTTTTCAGGAGGGTCTTTTCAAAATCAATTTTTAACAAGAGAAATAAAAGTGCGGCTTGAAAAGCATGAGATTAAGGTTTATACCCATAAAAAAGTTCCATGCAATGATGGCGGATTATCACTCGGTCAGCTCATCATTGCCGCAAGTAAACGTAAAAGGCGGTGACATGATTGTGTATCGGGGTTCCTGCGAAAGTGCTGGATATACAGAATGAAGAAGCATTGGTTGATGTAATGGGATCAAGAATGTACGTTGGAACTTTTTTTGTCCCGGAAATAAGCATCGGGGATTATGTCCTGTTACATGCAGGTCAGGCGATGACCATCGTCAATCAATTATTTGCGATGGAGAGTATTGAAGAATGGAGGAACATTCTACGTGAATAAACTGGACCTATTTTCTGATCATCATCTTGTACGCCAGTCCCTTGCCGCTGTCATTGAGATTGCAGAAGCATTCAAACTGGAAAAAGGGCGTATGCCTGTATTAATGGAAGTGTGCGGTTCACATACAATGGCTTTTGCCAGAAGCGGCATTAAACAAAGGTTAATGGACCATGTAAAGCTGATTGCAGGGCCGGGGTGTCCTGTTTGTGTGACGGATCAAAAATCCATTGATGCGATGATTCAATTAGCGGATGAACCTGATACGATTCTTTGTACTTTCGGTGATATGATGCGCGTTCCCGGATCTGCATCCACATTAATGAAGGCAAAAACAGAGGGTAAAGATATACGGGTCGTCTACTCTCCGCTCGAAAGTGTAAAAATTGCTCAGCAGCATCCTGATAAAGAAGTCATTTTTTTAGGAATCGGATTTGAAACTACGATTCCAATTCTGGCGCTTGCGATCAGAGAAGCTGAAAAGATGGAACTGCATAACTTTACGATCTGGATGACAACAAAACTTGTTGAGCCTGTATTACGTGAACTGCTTGATGCCGGGGAGGTAAAAGTGGATGGGTTTTTACTGCCTGGTCATGTATCTGTGGTACTCGGAAAGACTAGCTACGATTTCTTAATGAAAGAATATCAGGTGCCGGGTGTGATCTCTGGCTTTGA
Proteins encoded:
- the hypF gene encoding carbamoyltransferase HypF, with protein sequence MHKALEVTVKGRVQGVGFRPFIYSLATKHQLTGTVQNNAGSVLIHIEGYDNNLSRMVRDIQMHAPPLSQIIDIKVQHVAVKPCEKFLIIPSTKNSGSLPWISADAAVCDQCVEELMDQKNRRFHHPFINCTQCGPRYTIIQDLPYDRPHTTMRHFDMCPECQKEYMDPGNRRHHAQPNSCKSCGPVLKLFDQHQMLIAERQEAVRAAIDALSRGKTVAIKGIGGYHLACDALQENAIREVRKRKHRPHKPLAVMFDSLDSIKKYCRVSDDEEEVLKSPEKPIVVLHKRPDSVLSDGLSPGLTTVGVMLPYTPLHHLLFENGRLTCLVMTSSNLSGHPIQYGDRDLDMLHKTGDFILSHDRAIHVPLDDSVVQFESDKKTFIRRARGFVPDPFPAQSNVDEIIALGGQQKNTFAIGKQNYIWVGPHIGDLENEEIIHSFLKQLHHFKEWLQIQGKVIAVDQHPGYTTSYLAKEMNGSVIAVQHHHAHLVSCMEDNGLTDPVLGLILDGTGYGEDGCIWGFEFLYGDAHSFERAAHLAYTPLPGGEKAVKELWRIAAGMILHHWPADGMKIAGQLFPGKQKEIKLIERMILKDINSPMAGSCGRLFDAVSAILGVCLTSTYEGEAAIKISDMMNGTGEESNAESYPYLVNKRDDGILALDFSPMLQRIIDEKCASQSIKTIVRKFHMTIITACVETIVLLFDNHSDWDRTVVFSGGSFQNQFLTREIKVRLEKHEIKVYTHKKVPCNDGGLSLGQLIIAASKRKRR
- a CDS encoding HypC/HybG/HupF family hydrogenase formation chaperone, with the translated sequence MCIGVPAKVLDIQNEEALVDVMGSRMYVGTFFVPEISIGDYVLLHAGQAMTIVNQLFAMESIEEWRNILRE
- the hypD gene encoding hydrogenase formation protein HypD, yielding MNKLDLFSDHHLVRQSLAAVIEIAEAFKLEKGRMPVLMEVCGSHTMAFARSGIKQRLMDHVKLIAGPGCPVCVTDQKSIDAMIQLADEPDTILCTFGDMMRVPGSASTLMKAKTEGKDIRVVYSPLESVKIAQQHPDKEVIFLGIGFETTIPILALAIREAEKMELHNFTIWMTTKLVEPVLRELLDAGEVKVDGFLLPGHVSVVLGKTSYDFLMKEYQVPGVISGFEPVQLLTGMYKLIDLLHNQKVDILNDYTHVVKEHGNAVARELLHTYFEFGDEAWRGMNVIPKSGLVLKDQYARFDAKKKFNVAVKEPRKVKCRCGEIIRGLINPEECVLFNKGCTPVHPIGPCMVSSEGTCAAHYQYMREE